CGTGAACACCGCCTGGACCCGTCCTCCCCCGATGCCCACCATGACCAGTTTCGCCGGATCACTGTTGTAGACCCACCATTCAAAGCCATATTCCCCGGGATCGATCCGGCGAGGCTCTCCCAGCAAGAAACGGACTCGTTCTGAACCGTCACCCAGGCGTACGCCGAACACAGCCAGTTCCTGTGACTGGGAATAGGCCAATCCGGCGCCGGAAAGGGCACCCTTGACGGTGATCCGGGCCGTCCGGTTGGATCCATCCCAGATGACCTCGTTGCCGAAGGATTCGCAGAGAAGCCGTAAGGGGACAAATACGCGATCCTCCCGCAACAGGGGCGGCACATCGATCGATTGCGACTTGTTGTCGATAGAGATGTATCGCACATCCGGCCACAGCCGGATGGTGCGCGCATCCTGCTCGATCTCAACAGTCCGCGTCTGCCCGTTCCAGGCAAACCGGGCGCCCATGGCTTCTCCCACAGCCCGGAGCGGCACCAGCGTTCGATCGTCCGCCAGCAGCGGCGGCGGTGTCAGGTTGAGTTTTCGCCCGTTGACCTCGATGGTGATATCAGGGCGGCTTTCCACTACCGGGCTGTTCGAAACACTCCGGAGGCTGGGAGCAGTCTCAGCAGCCCATGCGGAAGCGCCGGTCTCTGCCGACCATGCAGGGAGAGCCAGCAAGCAGGCGATAGCGGCGCTGATGGCGCCTCCCCACCGCCGGCCTGGTCTCTGCCCGGCAGACGGATTCGTTCCACTTTTTATGTAGCGGCTCACGGCAATCCCTCCCTGAAAAAGACACTCAGGTAAAAGTCCATAAGACATTAAACATCCATAATAAATCTTTCGCCGCGCGCGGCAACGATCTGACCGGAGCCGCCCTCACTTTTTCTCCTGCGCGAGCGAATCAATGAATTGCCGCGCCGTCCGACCGGAACGTCCGTTGTGACGCATCTCCCAACGCAGGGCCAGCCGGCGCAGTTCTTCTGAATCCATCTCGATCCCCTGTTGCCGGGCCAGCGTTTCCACGATCTCCAGGTAGGCCTCCTGCCCCGGCGCTAAAAAGGTGACCGTGATCCCGAAGCGATCGGCCAGCGACATCTTCTCCTGGTAGGTGTCGCCGGGGCGCAGTTCCCCATCGTCGGTGAAATGGGGCTGGCGATCAGTCACCACCTCCCGGATCAGGTGGCGGCGGTTAGAGGTGGCGTAGATGGCCACATTGTCGGGGCGCACGGCGATGCCCCCCTCCAGGACCGCTTTCAATTCCTTATAGGAATCCTCCCCCTCCTCAAAAGACAGATCGTCGATGAAGAGGATGAACTTCTGGGGGCGTTCCTTGAGCATGTCGACGATGAGAGGGAAATCGGCCAGCCGGCTTTTGGGGACCTCTACCAGGCGCAAGCCCTGATCGCCGAATCGGTGGATCAGCGCTTTGACAGTCGACGACTTGCCGGTGCCGCGATCACCGTAGAGCAGGACGTTGTTCGCCCGGTATCCGGCCAGCAGCCGCTCCGTGTTCTCGATCACCTCTGCCCGCTGGCGCCCATAGCCGACCAGTTCCTCGAGGCGGATGGGATCGGGCCGGGTGACGCCGGTCAACTGCCCCTCCCAGCGAAAAGCGAGAAAATGGGCGAAGCGGCCGGAACCGAACTGGCGGTGATACCGAGCGAGCGCCGGCGCCGCCTCGCGCCAGTCGGGGCAACAGGCGAACGCCTTTTTCATCTCCCACCGCGCCTTTTGCGGCAGCGAGTCCATCTCTTCGGCGAGGGGACGCACCTCTTTCCAGACCGGCGCGGGACGACCAGAGGCGGCCTGCGCTTGGGCCTGCCACCAGTCGGCAGACAACCGGAAGAGGGTTTGCAGGTTGGCCAATTCGAGGGCAAGTCCCTCCCGCATCGCGGCGCCCAGACCGGCATCGCCGTACTGGGCCTTCTTGGAAAAGCTGGTTTCCACCAAAAGCATGTGATCGAGGAAGTAATTCTGCCAGGCATCGCCGATCACCGGCGACCGGCTCAACTCGCCATAACCGACAAGCCGTTCAAATAGGTTCCAATAGAGGCTCTGGGCCGAGGCCTCCCCTGCCCCGCAACCGGGGATCCCGTATAAAACCTGACACAGCCGGCGAGCCAGCCCGATGGTCTCGTCCTCCAACATGGGGCGAAAAAAACCGAATGCCTCCCAGGCCAGCAGGGCTTCCTGCAGGCTGGGCGTCATCAGGGCTTTTGGGGAGATGTATGCTTGTTGTTCCGTTGTCACTTGTTGTTCCATGGACATGTGTTGTCACCTTCCTTGCGTGATTCCCTCCCATTGTACTCTATCGACGGCTTTCGACCAACGCTTCCTTTTTTACATTCGTCCTACTGCAACGAGGGGCATGGAAGTTTCCTTCCTTCCATATCTTCTAGCAGGTAAGGTGGCTCCATCTTTTAGCGGTGAGGTGGTCGCTGTGGACGCGCTGGTCATGGGCTTTTTCCTGGGCGTCGCCATCTCCGCTTCCCCCGATTTGCCCAACCTGTACATCCTCGAATCGGGTCTCAGCTATTCCCGCAAGGAAGCGGTCAAGATGGCCCTGGCAACCCTGGTGACAGACAATCTGATCTTCCTCTGCCTGAGCGCCCTGTCTCTCGGCTTCAACCTGGAATGGAACCCCGGCGCCATCTTCAAGCAATTCTCCGGCCTCTTTCTGATCGTCATGGGCTTGGCTTCAACGCTGAAAGCGAATCCCTTCGGTTTTCACACGGGCGGTTGCTGGCTCGGCGTCATCGGTTCCCTGATCAATCCCCTGGGCTACTTCCCCATCCTGCTCTTCATGTCTTCCCTACCCCAAGTCAACCAGAAAATCGCCGCCTATCTGGGCGCGCTGCTGGGCACCTCCCTCTGGTTCGCCTTCCTGATTCTCTTCCTCTATTACCTGTCACGGAGGCTGCGATTGATGACGCGGCAGACCCTTTCACGGGGGCTGTCTTTTCTGATCATCCTGGTAGGGGTATTTTTTGTCCTCTCGGGATAATGCTAGAGAAAAAGGGCATGTTCTCCCGGGAGGCGGCACATATGTTGAAGACAGATTCCTTTTTGCGCGTGATGATCGATGGACAACCATTGCAGGGCAGGCGGGGGATGACCCTCTTTGAACTGGCCCAGGAGGTGGGCATTCCCATCCCCCACCTCTGTCACGAAGACAGCCTGCACCGGGAAGGCGGGTGCGGGCTCTGTGTCGTCGAGGAGGAACAGACAGGCCGGCTGGTCAAAGCCTGCGCCTTCCCGCTTCAGGACGGACTGGCGGTGCGCATCGAAAGCCCCGCTGTCCGCGACGAACGCCGGGCCAACCTGCTGCGCATGCTCCAAGGTCACCGGATCGAATGCGCCGAATGCGCGAAAGAGGAAATCTGCGCGCTCCGCCGCTACGCCCAAGATTACAATGTCGAATTCGCCGGGGAACTGGCCTTGCTTCCGGAACACCCCTCTCTCCCGCTCTACCCGGCGGTGAATGTGCCGCCCCTTCCGCTGAATGTGGGCAACCCCTTCCTTCAGCGGGATGAGCAAAAATGCACCGGCTGCGGTTCCTGCGAGCGCCTCTGCCCTTCGACCGGTCTGACCTCCCTCCGGGCAACGGGAAGCGTTTCCGGTGAAACCGCTGAAACGGCGTCAGAAAATGCCGCCTGTGACCACTGCGGCATCTGCCTGAACGTATGCCCGACGGCGGCGCTGCTCGAAAATCCGGCTTTTGCTTCGTATGCGCAAAGGTCTGACACTTCTTCTACCGTCGAAACGCCGTCCATCACCCCTGGTAGGGGATTGCCAAGCCTTATGCCAGAAAAATCACATGTCCCCCTGCCCGATGAAAAGCGCTTCGCCCCGGTGGACGCTCCCGCATCGCTGTCTCCCAAAAAAACGCCTTCCATCCCGCTCAAAAAAACGCCCGTCGTCCCCCGCAAGGGACCCGTTGCCCTCAAGATAGCCAAGTCGAAGATCTCCGCCGACGCGCAAGGTATCCGGACGACCTGCCCCTACTGCGGCGTCGGCTGCCAACTTCAACTGAAGGTCCATGAAGGAAAGGTGGTCGGCGTCGGCAGAGACAAATCGGGGTCCAACCGGGGACAACTCTGCGTAAAGGGTCAGTTCGGCTGGGAGTTCATCCACCATCCGGACCGGCTCACGGAGCCGCTGATCCGGCGCGGCGACCGTCTCGAACCGGCCACATGGGACGAGGCGCTTGACCTGGTCAGCCAGCGGTTCCAATCGCTCCTCAGCCAATACGGCGGCCATGCCCTGGCCGGGTTCAGTTCGGCCAAGTGCACCAATGAGGAGAACTACCTCTTTCAAAAGTTCATGCGCGTCGCCCTCCGGTCCAATCATGTGGACCACTGCGCCCGCCTCTGCCACGCCTCGACCGTGGCCGGCCTGGCGACAGCCTTCGGCAGCGGCGCCATGACCAACGGCCTCAATGAACTGCCCTTCGCCGACGTCATCCTGATCATCGGGGCCAATGTGACGGAGACGCAGCCTGTCACCGGCTACCGGCTGCGCGAGGCAGCCAAAAAAGGCGCCAAGTTGATCGTCATCGACCCGCGCCGGATCGACCTGGTCAAAGACGCCCACCTCTGGCTCCGCCTCCGGCCCGGCACGAACACGGCCCTCTTGAACGGCATGGCCCATGTCATCCTTCGCGAAGGCTGGTGGAACCGGGACTTCGTGGCCGCCCGCACCGAGGGCTTTGACGAATGGCGCGAGGGGCTGACGGACTACACGCCGGAGCGGGTGGAGGAACTGACCGGCGTCCCCGCCAAGGACCTCACCGAAGCTGCCCGTCTATACGCCCAGGCTGAGCGTGGCTCCATCGTCTACGCCATGGGCATCACCCAGCACACCTCAGGGACGAATAACGTTTTCGCCGTAGCCAACTTATCGGTCCTTTGCGGTCAGTTGGGCCGCGAAGGGACAGGCGTCAATCCCTTGCGCGGCCAGAACAACGTGCAGGGCGCCTGTGATATGGCCACCCTCCCCAACTACTACCCCGGGTATCGCCACATCCTGGAAGAGGAGGAACGCCGGTTTTTCGAATCCTTCTGGGGTGTCGAGTCTCTCCCTGACTGGGTGGGCAAAACCGTCCCCGAGGTCTTCCACGGCATCCACGAGGGTGATATCCGCGGGCTCTTCATCATGGGCGAAAACCCCATCCTCGCCGACCCGGACAGCAGCGATGTGGAAGCGGCGCTACGGCGGCTCGACTTCTTCGTCGTCCAGGACATCTTTCTCACCGAGACAGCCCGTCTGGCCCATGTGGTCCTGCCGGCGGCCTGCTTCGCCGAAAAAGACGGGACTTTCACCAACACGGAACGGCGGGTGCAGTTGATCCGCAAGGCCGTCGAACCGCCCGGCAACGCCCGCTCCGACTGGGAGATCCTCACGGCGCTGGCAAATCGCATGGGGCTGCCCTGGCGGTATGATCACCCGAAGGGAATCATGGAGGAGATCGCCGGCAGCACTCCCCTCTACGGCGGCATCCGCCACGAACGCTTGGAAAAAGTGGGGTTGCAATGGCCCTGCCCCGACATGGATCACCCCGGGACGCCTTTTCTCCATGAGGAGCGCTTCACCCGCGGCAAGGGCAAGTTCCACCGCGTCGAACACCTGGAGGCCGACGAACTGCCCGACCGCGACTACCCCCTGCTCCTGACGACAGGCCGTATCCTCTACCAGTACCATACGGGTAGCATGTCCCGCCGTTCTTCCAAGCTCTCTGCGATGGCGCCGGAGGAGAAAGCGATGATCCATCCCGGCGACGCTTCCCGCTTCGGCCTGAAAGATGGGGATCGCGCCTTCGTGGAATCGCGGCGAGGGCGGGTGGTCACATCGGTCCAAGTGACAGAGGGCGTTCCGCCGGGCGTCGTCTTCATGACCTTTCACTACGCCGAGACACCTACCAACCGCCTCACCAACGATGCCACCGATCCCATCTGCCGCATCCCCGAGTTGAAGGGGTGCGCCATCCGGCTGGCGCCGGCGGGAGAACAGGGGGTTGAACTTCCGTTTCACTAAGAAACGTTCAATATAGCCAGTTTTACAGTCTTTGACGCGGAATCTCCTGAATAGGATAGGGTTACGCCCCTCCGGCTTTCGAATCCGGAGGGGCGTATTTCTTTTCCTTTATCTTTCAGGTATATCCCCGAAGGAAAACTATTGTCTTTGTCGAAAAAGTCTTTAAATCTGTAATCTCTATAACGCCGCTTGTGCTACTACTTTTTTTCCCAAGAAAAAGTGATACGTCGATTCACGAAGAAGGGAGTTACTATGAAATGAAACTAACTGTCGGCAAAAAGATTAGCCTCGGCTTCGTCATCATGCTGGCTCTCGTGCTGCTCCTGGGCGGAAGCTCCTACTACTCGCTCCAATCGTCTTCCCGCCATCTTGAGGAAATGACCATCTCCAACGAGCGGTTGGTCCTCGTCCTGACCATCGAGGCCGAGTACCAGGGCGCTGTGGCCGATGTGCGCGGCTACATGACCTACGGCGACCAGAAGTACCGCACCCAGTATGAGCAGAAGATCGCCAAGGTTCTCGCCATGGAGGATAAACTCCACGAGATGGCTTTGGTGGAACGAAAAGAAAAGGTGGTCCAGTTGAAGGCCGCCACGATCGACTGGCGCAACGGCGTTCTCAACGAACTGATGCCATCGGTCCATGAGGAGCACGCCGCCCTCAGCCGCGGTGACATCGACGGGTACCGGACCCATCATGATCGTTCTCAGGCCATCGCCAAAACGCTGGTGCCGAAAGCCACCCAGATTATGGCAACCCTCGACGACTTCGTCCAGTTCAATCAGGATCTTTTCAATCAGAGCGTGACGGGCACAAAGACGGACGCGAACCGTATGGAAACCATCTCCATTACCCTGGCGTTGATCGCCCTTATTGCCGGCGGAGCTTCCTTTTACCTGTTCCCCCGCATGATCCGCCGCCCCATCGAGCAGATGGTGGCAGGGGCAGACAAGTTCGCCGCCGGCGACCTGCGCGCCGCCATTGAGATTCATTCTGATGACGAGTTCGGCCAGTTGGCCACCGCCTTGAACCGGATGCAGGGCAACCTGAAGGAACTGATCGGCAAGATCAAGACATCTTCGGCCGACTTGGCCGAATCATCCCTACAGTTGTCTGACGCAGCGGAGCAATCGGCGCAAGCCTCGGCCCAGGTAGCCGAGGCGATCACCTCCGTTGCCGAGGGAAATGACGCGCAACTGCAGGCGATGACAGAGACGGCGTCGGTGATGGAACAAATCGGCGCCCGCACCGACAAGGCGGTCGTCATCAGCCATGAGGTTTCGGCATTGACCGGTGAAACGTCCCAGGCCGCCGCAGAGGGCCGGACAGCCATCGGCGCCGCCACAACGCAGATGAACCGCATTGAGACGACAGTGACCGGCCTGGCTCAGGTCGTGGCCAACCTGGACGAACGCTCCCAGGCCATCGGCCAGATCGTCGACCTGATCGCCGGCATCGCCGGGCAAACGAACCTGCTCGCCTTGAACGCCGCCATCGAAGCCGCCCGTGCCGGCGAACAGGGCCGCGGCTTCGCCGTCGTCGCCGAGGAGGTTCGCAAGCTGGCGGAACAGTCCCAGGATTCGGCCAGCCAGATCGCCGTCCTCATCGAAGAGATCCGCCGCGAAATCGAGGCTGCCGTCAAATCGATGAATGACGGCTCCCGGGAGGTCTCCGAGGGCGCCCAGGTCGTTCACCGGGCGGGAGAAGCCTTCATGACCATCTCCGATCGGGTTGTCCTGGTGACCGCCCAGGTGAAGGAGATCACGGCCGCCGTGGAGCAACTGGCCGCTGGCGGCAAGCAGGTCGCCGCCATGGTGCAAAAAGCAGACGGCATCAGCAAGGAGATCGCCGGACAGTCCCAATCGGTCTCAGCCGCCACAGAGGAACAGAGCGCGTCGATGGAACAGATCTCGGCTTCCAGCCATAGCCTGTTGCAGATGGCCGAGAATCTGCGCGAAGCTGTGGAACGGTTCCAAGTCTGATCATTGACGTGGCATAAGCGCTCAAGCGGATAATACCGGAACCGGTTGACCAGACCCGCTCAACGAAGGGATGACGCCCAACCGCCGCCAGAGTCAAGAGGCGGCGGTTTTTTTTGCCAACAAGCACTCTAGTCCGACACCATTGTCTCTTGCTATACTGAATTGATAGTGTAAAAGGGGGGGAGCCGCCTGAAACTGCTCATTCCGATCCTGCGCTTTTTATTGTCACGCCTGTTCCGCCTGCGGCTGATGCACTTTGAACGCCTCCGGAACGAAGGGCCGCTCATCGTCATGCCCAACCACGTCTCTTTTCTCGACGCACTGATCCTGGGCCTCTTCCTGCCGGAAGACATCGTCTTCGTCGTCAACACCGGAATCGCCGCCAAGCTCTCCTTCGCGCTCCGCTTTCGCAAGCATATCCCCATCGACCCCCTGAATCCCTATTCCATCCGTGACATCGTCTCCGCCATCAAGGGCGGTATGAGCGTCGTCCTCTTCCCTGAGGGGCGGATCACGACGACCAACGGCATCATGAAAATTTATGACGGGATCGCCTTCATCGCCCAAAAGACAGGCGTCCCCGTATACCCCGTCGGCATCGACGGCCCCCAGCACTCGCGTTTTTCC
This genomic window from Heliomicrobium undosum contains:
- a CDS encoding stalk domain-containing protein, with the protein product MSRYIKSGTNPSAGQRPGRRWGGAISAAIACLLALPAWSAETGASAWAAETAPSLRSVSNSPVVESRPDITIEVNGRKLNLTPPPLLADDRTLVPLRAVGEAMGARFAWNGQTRTVEIEQDARTIRLWPDVRYISIDNKSQSIDVPPLLREDRVFVPLRLLCESFGNEVIWDGSNRTARITVKGALSGAGLAYSQSQELAVFGVRLGDGSERVRFLLGEPRRIDPGEYGFEWWVYNSDPAKLVMVGIGGGRVQAVFTAAQGVTVGGIPMDAPRTVIESRYPLKATVTAKIPEGDVQFQLSSQDLKERPLWADGEKSVVFFLDSAREGRLTGILLIDTKTMMARTQYSYQSQLWNWAKPPRTQTPAGEALQQLTRGYERQVVDITNAIRVSLKGNPVSWDEDMAVLARAHCRDMADNRFFSHDSPTKGTFAQRVERSGVPYRIAGENLAMGYVDAIQATYSWLNSPDHRENLLSSEYRSLGAGVEFGRHASGETVRYYAQEFVTRK
- a CDS encoding ATP-binding protein: MSMEQQVTTEQQAYISPKALMTPSLQEALLAWEAFGFFRPMLEDETIGLARRLCQVLYGIPGCGAGEASAQSLYWNLFERLVGYGELSRSPVIGDAWQNYFLDHMLLVETSFSKKAQYGDAGLGAAMREGLALELANLQTLFRLSADWWQAQAQAASGRPAPVWKEVRPLAEEMDSLPQKARWEMKKAFACCPDWREAAPALARYHRQFGSGRFAHFLAFRWEGQLTGVTRPDPIRLEELVGYGRQRAEVIENTERLLAGYRANNVLLYGDRGTGKSSTVKALIHRFGDQGLRLVEVPKSRLADFPLIVDMLKERPQKFILFIDDLSFEEGEDSYKELKAVLEGGIAVRPDNVAIYATSNRRHLIREVVTDRQPHFTDDGELRPGDTYQEKMSLADRFGITVTFLAPGQEAYLEIVETLARQQGIEMDSEELRRLALRWEMRHNGRSGRTARQFIDSLAQEKK
- the fdhF gene encoding formate dehydrogenase subunit alpha, with translation MLKTDSFLRVMIDGQPLQGRRGMTLFELAQEVGIPIPHLCHEDSLHREGGCGLCVVEEEQTGRLVKACAFPLQDGLAVRIESPAVRDERRANLLRMLQGHRIECAECAKEEICALRRYAQDYNVEFAGELALLPEHPSLPLYPAVNVPPLPLNVGNPFLQRDEQKCTGCGSCERLCPSTGLTSLRATGSVSGETAETASENAACDHCGICLNVCPTAALLENPAFASYAQRSDTSSTVETPSITPGRGLPSLMPEKSHVPLPDEKRFAPVDAPASLSPKKTPSIPLKKTPVVPRKGPVALKIAKSKISADAQGIRTTCPYCGVGCQLQLKVHEGKVVGVGRDKSGSNRGQLCVKGQFGWEFIHHPDRLTEPLIRRGDRLEPATWDEALDLVSQRFQSLLSQYGGHALAGFSSAKCTNEENYLFQKFMRVALRSNHVDHCARLCHASTVAGLATAFGSGAMTNGLNELPFADVILIIGANVTETQPVTGYRLREAAKKGAKLIVIDPRRIDLVKDAHLWLRLRPGTNTALLNGMAHVILREGWWNRDFVAARTEGFDEWREGLTDYTPERVEELTGVPAKDLTEAARLYAQAERGSIVYAMGITQHTSGTNNVFAVANLSVLCGQLGREGTGVNPLRGQNNVQGACDMATLPNYYPGYRHILEEEERRFFESFWGVESLPDWVGKTVPEVFHGIHEGDIRGLFIMGENPILADPDSSDVEAALRRLDFFVVQDIFLTETARLAHVVLPAACFAEKDGTFTNTERRVQLIRKAVEPPGNARSDWEILTALANRMGLPWRYDHPKGIMEEIAGSTPLYGGIRHERLEKVGLQWPCPDMDHPGTPFLHEERFTRGKGKFHRVEHLEADELPDRDYPLLLTTGRILYQYHTGSMSRRSSKLSAMAPEEKAMIHPGDASRFGLKDGDRAFVESRRGRVVTSVQVTEGVPPGVVFMTFHYAETPTNRLTNDATDPICRIPELKGCAIRLAPAGEQGVELPFH
- a CDS encoding methyl-accepting chemotaxis protein, producing MKLTVGKKISLGFVIMLALVLLLGGSSYYSLQSSSRHLEEMTISNERLVLVLTIEAEYQGAVADVRGYMTYGDQKYRTQYEQKIAKVLAMEDKLHEMALVERKEKVVQLKAATIDWRNGVLNELMPSVHEEHAALSRGDIDGYRTHHDRSQAIAKTLVPKATQIMATLDDFVQFNQDLFNQSVTGTKTDANRMETISITLALIALIAGGASFYLFPRMIRRPIEQMVAGADKFAAGDLRAAIEIHSDDEFGQLATALNRMQGNLKELIGKIKTSSADLAESSLQLSDAAEQSAQASAQVAEAITSVAEGNDAQLQAMTETASVMEQIGARTDKAVVISHEVSALTGETSQAAAEGRTAIGAATTQMNRIETTVTGLAQVVANLDERSQAIGQIVDLIAGIAGQTNLLALNAAIEAARAGEQGRGFAVVAEEVRKLAEQSQDSASQIAVLIEEIRREIEAAVKSMNDGSREVSEGAQVVHRAGEAFMTISDRVVLVTAQVKEITAAVEQLAAGGKQVAAMVQKADGISKEIAGQSQSVSAATEEQSASMEQISASSHSLLQMAENLREAVERFQV